The Dioscorea cayenensis subsp. rotundata cultivar TDr96_F1 chromosome 19, TDr96_F1_v2_PseudoChromosome.rev07_lg8_w22 25.fasta, whole genome shotgun sequence genome includes a window with the following:
- the LOC120249797 gene encoding zinc finger CCCH domain-containing protein 55-like — protein MTENLRKRVSKWDVETTPDGDVPSKIGQENLLSQMSDVSLKHQETNLDLNASKCDTNQISMHTDIEGNITVQISESSEVEQLTEYADDGSIRTFDDSSKMSEYNKHSDMEIDPEDDCKKSCQELISESQIKVKDGGDIETEGRGTAPEQSNRRNMSPGVHMQRRRSRSNSPRNGRNRSYRSRSNSRGRSKSRSWSRSWSQSRSRSRSWSCSGSRSPSHRSRRGSEKRIGKERMVSRGAEPCRDFTAGRCRRGSQCRFLHDDARRQYEKHPSRVTLEKGDSNVRDDARRQYEKHSSRGTLEKGDSNLRDDARRQYEKHFSRGILEKGDSNLHDDARKPYNKHSSRSTLEKADGNLHDDTRRQYDKYFSRGTSEKGDSKFGRGRSSGFDVKDNVTSLQAERDYSHYKQSNRNGNQYDDDRKKSELHRNNRSSEHSQRGSICRLIHHESSQGGLNADGEAKEKMHGRRDADASFQRRIEPHKADDNAPGQFFAEGHGQHGDVSRFSHQDVTHVGSKERLRGGNRLGEDVIVLSVPNLGDRPSSTYLNNSSQRISNVASATKGASVEFLGREVLRQDPHLPKYTNPVESKYENLSQEAPQRSVPSQIRNGTPITSEQHQQAVAVSTKSMPDSTSVQQSSTMKVGGSGVNPFPGDALGQNNIHHAIVPPLHRQNFGPNVQLQQAVSSFASSGQMHQQATFPLPLNQLVGLQGPSTPQNFNIGSQSLVVLPSPLIGQRFQSPMLGVQGQQNVQVLQNGQIQQNYNLIGQNQQRLPTPYAGHNQLNVNLNGQIQQSIPLPSHIPQQQVPGNLIVRSQTSLAPIYSGQGQQNHDFGSQSQLSLPLSQDLQIQQALSSLGSNGQKQHAALQPPLDTRSLKPNEQSHQINLQQSANSHQPTQTAGDGLTQKIDIPAKPSELSSDTTTRKVVTSEQAVQISNLSASLAQFFGSAQNLPQLYATLNPLPVGGSAPSHPFLNPGSARPVVPAAIPPTISIQPGQGEVVQQHQDPASDSAEPIIPDTSDLPPGFSANPVGQKDLKLENSQASKGMTKLAFTDEEEQAEVIADNELKEVNEAETDQTKKEQAARSEDADLEIKTDGESKKNKDAKGIRMFKCALVEFVKDILKPHWKEGLLSKEVHKTIVKKVVDKVTVVMQSGTVPQTPEKIEHYLSHSKAKLNKLVQAYMEKYA, from the exons ATGACGGAGAATCTCCGGAAACGAGTTTCAAAATGGGATGTAGAGACAACTCCTGATGGAGATGTTCCATCGAAGATTGGACAAGAGAACcttttgtctcaaatgtcaGACGTTTCTTTGAAGCATCAAGAGACAAACTTAGATTTGAATGCTTCAAAGTGTGATACTAATCAAATTTCCATGCATACTGATATCGAAGGCAACATCACTGTGCAAATTAGTGAAAGTTCAGAAGTAGAACAGTTGACAGAGTATGCTGATGATGGCAGTATTAGAACATTTGATGATTCTTCTAAAATGTCCGAGTATAATAAGCACTCTGATATGGAAATTGACCCTGAAGATGACTGTAAGAAGTCATGTCAGGAACTGATATCTGAAAGTCAAATTAAAGTGAAAGATGGTGGTGACATAGAGACAGAAGGTCGTGGTACAGCTCCTGAGCAGAGTAACAGAAGAAACATGTCTCCCGGTGTTCATATGCAAAGGCGCCGTAGTCGGAGCAATTCACCAAGGAATGGCAGGAATAGGTCATACAG GAGCAGGAGCAACAGCAGGGGCAGAAGCAAAAGCAGGAGCTGGAGCCGCAGCTGGAGCCAAAGTCGAAGCAGGAGCAGGAGCTGGAGCTGCAGTGGCAGCCGCAGCCCTTCTCATAGGTCAAGGCGAGGATCTGAGAAGCGGATAGGTAAAGAGAGAATGGTTTCAAGGGGAGCAGAACCATGTAGAGATTTTACAGCAGGTCGATGCAGGAGAGGCAGTCAATGCAGGTTCCTTCATGATGATGCTCGCAGGCAGTATGAAAAACATCCTTCCAGAGTTACGTTGGAAAAGGGTGACAGTAATGTTCGTGATGATGCTCGCAGGCAGTATGAAAAACATTCTTCCAGAGGTACATTGGAAAAAGGCGACAGTAACCTTCGTGATGATGCTCGCAGGCAGTATGAAAAACATTTTTCCAGAGGTATATTGGAAAAGGGAGACAGTAACCTTCATGATGATGCTCGCAAACCGTATAATAAACATTCTTCCAGAAGTACATTGGAAAAGGCTGATGGTAACCTTCATGATGATACTCGCAGGCAGTATGATAAATACTTTTCTAGAGGTACATCCGAGAAGGGAGACAGTAAATTTGGGAGAGGAAGATCCTCAGGTTTTGATGTCAAGGATAATGTGACCAGTCTACAAGCAGAGAGGGATTATTCACATTATAAGCAGTCCAATCGAAATGGAAATCAGTATGATGATGACCGGAAGAAGTCTGAACTGCATAGGAACAACAGATCCTCTGAGCATTCTCAGAGAGGATCGATATGTAGATTAATTCACCATGAATCTTCTCAAGGTGGATTGAATGCAGATGGTGAGGCCAAAGAGAAGATGCATGGTAGAAGGGATGCAGATGCTTCCTTCCAGCGAAGGATTGAACCTCACAAGGCTGATGACAATGCTCCTGGTCAGTTCTTTGCTGAAGGTCATGGCCAACATGGTGATGTTAGCAGGTTTTCTCATCAGGATGTTACACATGTTGGGTCAAAGGAGAGGCTGCGTGGTGGTAATAGGTTGGGAGAAGATGTTATAGTACTTAGTGTACCAAATTTAGGTGATAGGCCGTCTAGTACCTATTTAAACAATTCTTCCCAGCGGATTAGTAATGTTGCTAGTGCTACAAAAGGGGCTAGTGTGGAATTTCTAGGAAGAGAAGTCTTGAGACAAGATCCTCATCTTCCAAAATACACGAACCCTGTGGAAAGCAAATATGAAAACTTGTCCCAGGAAGCCCCTCAAAGATCTGTACCTTCCCAAATTCGCAATGGAACACCAATAACTTCTGAGCAGCATCAACAGGCTGTGGCAGTGTCTACAAAGTCGATGCCTGACAGTACATCCGTTCAGCAGTCCTCTACAATGAAGGTTGGAGGAAGTGGTGTCAATCCTTTTCCTGGTGATGCCTTAGGTCAAAATAATATTCATCATGCTATTGTTCCTCCTCTGCATCGTCAGAACTTTGGTCCAAATGTGCAGCTTCAGCAGGCTGTTTCTTCATTTGCTTCTAGTGGGCAGATGCATCAGCAAGCGACTTTCCCACTGCCTCTGAATCAGTTAGTAGGCCTTCAAGGTCCTTCAACTCCTCAGAACTTTAATATTGGTTCGCAAAGTCTGGTGGTTCTTCCTTCACCTCTTATTGGACAAAGATTTCAGAGTCCAATGTTAGGGGTGCAGGGCCAACAGAATGTTCAGGTACTTCAAAATGGACAGATTCAGCAAAACTACAACCTCATTGGACAGAATCAGCAGAGACTTCCCACACCTTATGCTGGGCACAACCAACTAAATGTGAATCTCAATGGGCAGATTCAACAGAGCATTCCTCTACCATCTCATATTCCCCAACAACAAGTTCCCGGAAATCTAATTGTGCGAAGTCAGACTAGTTTAGCACCGATTTATAGTGGGCAGGGCCAGCAAAATCATGATTTTGGCAGTCAAAGCCAGCTGAGTCTTCCCCTATCTCAAGATCTGCAGATCCAACAGGCTTTGTCTTCTCTTGGTTCAAATGGGCAGAAGCAGCATGCAGCCCTTCAACCTCCTCTGGACACAAGAAGCCTCAAGCCAAATGAGCAAAGTCATCAAATAAACTTGCAGCAAAGTGCAAATTCGCATCAGCCTACACAGACAGCTGGAGATGGATTGACGCAAAAAATTGATATTCCAGCTAAACCTTCAGAATTAAGTTCCGATACGACCACTCGAAAGGTAGTGACCAGTGAGCAGGCTGTGCAGATATCAAACCTTTCCGCATCTTTGGCACAGTTCTTTGGAAGTGCCCAGAACCTTCCACAACTCTATGCCACACTGAACCCTCTCCCTGTTGGTGGCTCTGCACCATCACATCCATTCCTAAACCCCGGTTCTGCGAGACCTGTTGTCCCAGCAGCAATACCACCAACTATTTCCATTCAGCCTGGTCAAGGAGAAGTGGTGCAGCAGCATCAAGATCCTGCATCTGATAGTGCAGAACCTATTATACCAGATACCAGTGACTTGCCACCTGGGTTTTCAGCAAATCCTGTTGGACAAAAAGATCTGAAACTTGAGAATTCACAAGCATCAAAGGGCATGACTAAGTTAGCATTCAccgatgaagaagaacaagccGAAGTGATTGCTGATAATGAGCTCAAGGAAGTTAATGAGGCAGAAACTGATCAAACTAAGAAAGAACAAGCAGCACGATCTGAGGATGCAGACCTGGAGATCAAAACTGATGGGGAGAGCAAGAAGAACAAAGATGCGAAAGGGATACGTATGTTCAAATGTGCTCTTGTGGAGTTTGTAAAGGATATTTTAAAGCCGCATTGGAAGGAAGGATTACTGAGCAAAGAAGTTCATAAAACAATAGTCAAGAAAGTTGTTGACAAGGTCACTGTTGTTATGCAAAGTGGGACGGTTCCTCAGACACCAGAGAAGATTGAACATTATTTATCACATTCAAAAGCAAAACTTAACAAACTTGTACAG GCATATATGGAAAAATATGCATAG
- the LOC120250524 gene encoding CRS2-associated factor 2, mitochondrial yields the protein MNRIRVARLLRPLRNLTLAPTSRLLSRCSSNGDLQDDPPFSRIPKPSSKPSNPLPLHSDLPFDFRYSYSESDPSIRPIGFREPPRFSPFGPGRLDRGWNGVSAPVTREVGEMERAMEEERRKAVLGDPLTEEEVAELVEKYRHSDCFRQINLGKDGVTHNMLVDVHNHWKRSEAVRIKCLGVPTLDMDNVCFHLEDKTGGKIIYRSVNIILLYRGRNYDPKQRLIIPVMLWKPHAPIYPRLVKNVVDGLTFEETKELRDKGLNSPALMKLTRNGVYVNVVDRVREAFKTSDVLRLDCTHVGRNDCKKIGVKLRDLVPCVPLLFKGEQIVIWRGGRNKPGFQQNS from the exons ATGAATCGGATTCGGGTTGCCCGCCTTCTTCGACCTCTGCGAAACCTAACGCTAGCTCCGACCTCTCGTCTCCTCTCTCGATGCTCCTCCAATGGCGATCTCCAAGACGATCCTCCCTTCTCTCGCATTCCTAAGCCCTCCTCCAAACCTTCCAACCCCCTTCCCCTCCACTCTGACCTCCCCTTCGACTTTCGCTACTCCTACTCTGAATCTGACCCCTCTATCAGACCCATCGGCTTTCGCGAGCCTCCTCGCTTCTCCCCCTTCGGTCCTGGCCGTCTCGACCGCGGATGGAACGGTGTGTCTGCGCCTGTCACCCGAGAGGTAGGCGAGATGGAGAGGGCCATGGAGGAGGAGCGGAGGAAGGCCGTTCTTGGAGACCCGCTCACTGAGGAGGAGGTTGCCGAGCTTGTGGAGAAGTATCGGCATAGCGACTGCTTCCGCCAGATCAATCTAG GCAAGGATGGTGTAACCCATAACATGCTTGTTGATGTTCATAACCACTGGAAGAGATCTGAAGCTGTCAGAATTAAATGTTTGGGTGTGCCAACTCTTGACATGGATAATGTTTGCTTCCATCTAGAG GACAAAACTGGTGGGAAGATTATCTATAGGAGTGTCAATATTATTCTTTTGTATCGTGGTCGGAACTATGATCCAAAACAAAGGCTGATAATACCTGTGATGTTGTGGAAGCCTCATGCGCCGATTTATCCAAGGCTTGTAAAAAATGTTGTCGATGGTCTGACCTTTGAGGAAACAAAAGAGCTAAGGGACAAAGGATTAAATTCTCCTGCTCTAATGAAACTTA CCAGGAACGGCGTGTATGTAAATGTGGTGGATAGAGTCCGGGAGGCCTTCAAAACTTCTGATGTTTTGAGGCTAGACTGTACGCATGTGGGAAGAAATGACTGCAAGAAGATTGGCGTAAAGCTAAGG GATTTGGTTCCCTGCGTTCCTCTCTTATTCAAAGGAGAACAGATAGTAATTTGGAGAGGAGGAAGGAACAAGCCTGGTTTTCAGCAGAATTCATGA
- the LOC120250041 gene encoding 1,2-dihydroxy-3-keto-5-methylthiopentene dioxygenase 1 isoform X2, protein MALEAWLMDESDEDQRLPHHRNPKEFVPLSKLEEIGLLYWHLNPQNYENDEQLKKIREERGYNYMDLLDLCPGKVQNYEEKLKNFFTEHIHGDEEICYCLEGSGYFDVRDKDDQWIRICIKEGDMIVLPAGIYHRFTLDTSNYVKLMRLFIGEPVWTAYNRPQEDHPARQSYIKNLFENSGVALEAH, encoded by the exons ATGGCTCTGGAG GCTTGGCTGATGGATGAGAGCGATGAGGACCAGAGGCTTCCTCACCATCGGAATCCCAAAGAGTTTGTACCCTTGAGTAAACTTGAAG AGATTGGGCTGCTGTACTGGCATTTGAATCctcaaaattatgaaaatgatgaacaaCTCAAGAAAATTCGAGAAGAAAGAGGATATAATTACATG GATCTTCTTGATTTGTGTCCTGGAAAAGTTCAGAACTATGAGGAAAAGCTGAAGAACTTCTTTACAGAGCACATCCATGGCGATGAAGAGATTTGCTATTGCTTGGAAGGCAGCGGATATTTTGATGTCAGAGACAAAGATGATCAGTGGATAAGGATTTGTATCAAGGAGGGTGATATGATTGTACTGCCAGCCGGTATCTACCATAGGTTCACCCTAGACACTTCAAACTACGTCAAG TTGATGAGGCTGTTCATCGGAGAACCAGTTTGGACAGCTTATAACCGCCCTCAAGAAGACCATCCTGCGCGGCAAAGTTACATCAAGAACTTGTTTGAGAACTCTGGGGTTGCTCTTGAAGCTCATTAA
- the LOC120250041 gene encoding 1,2-dihydroxy-3-keto-5-methylthiopentene dioxygenase 1 isoform X1, translating to MALEAWLMDESDEDQRLPHHRNPKEFVPLSKLEEIGLLYWHLNPQNYENDEQLKKIREERGYNYMVCSLKDLLDLCPGKVQNYEEKLKNFFTEHIHGDEEICYCLEGSGYFDVRDKDDQWIRICIKEGDMIVLPAGIYHRFTLDTSNYVKLMRLFIGEPVWTAYNRPQEDHPARQSYIKNLFENSGVALEAH from the exons ATGGCTCTGGAG GCTTGGCTGATGGATGAGAGCGATGAGGACCAGAGGCTTCCTCACCATCGGAATCCCAAAGAGTTTGTACCCTTGAGTAAACTTGAAG AGATTGGGCTGCTGTACTGGCATTTGAATCctcaaaattatgaaaatgatgaacaaCTCAAGAAAATTCGAGAAGAAAGAGGATATAATTACATGGTTTGCTCTCTCAAA GATCTTCTTGATTTGTGTCCTGGAAAAGTTCAGAACTATGAGGAAAAGCTGAAGAACTTCTTTACAGAGCACATCCATGGCGATGAAGAGATTTGCTATTGCTTGGAAGGCAGCGGATATTTTGATGTCAGAGACAAAGATGATCAGTGGATAAGGATTTGTATCAAGGAGGGTGATATGATTGTACTGCCAGCCGGTATCTACCATAGGTTCACCCTAGACACTTCAAACTACGTCAAG TTGATGAGGCTGTTCATCGGAGAACCAGTTTGGACAGCTTATAACCGCCCTCAAGAAGACCATCCTGCGCGGCAAAGTTACATCAAGAACTTGTTTGAGAACTCTGGGGTTGCTCTTGAAGCTCATTAA
- the LOC120250085 gene encoding 1,2-dihydroxy-3-keto-5-methylthiopentene dioxygenase 2-like: MESEFQDGKEEVLQAWYMDDSEEDQRLPHHREPKEFVSLEKLKELGVVSWRLNNPDNYEVDEDLKKIREARGYSYTDICEVCPEKLPNYEAKIKSFFEEHLHTDEEIRYCLEGSGYFDLRDKNDQWIRVAVKKGGMIVLPAGIYHRFTLDSNNYIKAMRLFVGEPVWTPYNRPHDHLPARQEYLAAFGNEEVASHAVEAN, translated from the exons ATGGAGAGTGAATTTCAG GACGGAAAGGAGGAAGTTCTTCAGGCTTGGTATATGGATGACAGTGAGGAAGACCAGAGGCTTCCACATCATCGTGAACCCAAGGAATTTGTTTCCCTGGAAAAACTCAAGg aACTGGGTGTTGTCAGCTGGCGCTTGAACAATCCTGATAATTATGAAGTTGATGAGGACCTGAAAAAGATTCGTGAGGCCCGTGGCTATTCTTACACG GACATATGTGAAGTGTGCCCAGAAAAACTACCAAATTACGAAGCCAAGATTAAAAGTTTTTTCGAAGAGCACCTGCACACTGATGAAGAGATTCGTTATTGTCTTGAAGGGAGCG gTTACTTTGACTTGAGGGACAAAAATGACCAGTGGATTCGTGTAGCTGTCAAGAAAGGAGGCATGATAGTCTTGCCTGCTGGAATCTATCACCGATTTACATTGGATTCAAACAACTACATTAAG GCAATGCGTCTGTTTGTCGGTGAGCCTGTGTGGACTCCGTATAACCGTCCACATGATCATCTCCCTGCTAG GCAAGAGTACTTGGCTGCTTTTGGTAATGAAGAAGTTGCTAGTCATGCTGTGGAGGCTAACTAA